A part of Ignavibacteriales bacterium genomic DNA contains:
- a CDS encoding bifunctional nuclease family protein produces MHKIQCEILGLSTSSNAGGAYGLLLKEINGNRRLPIIIGPFEANAIVLELEGSKPPRPLTHDLIKNLIDNLSASVLEIVIDELKDNTFYAKIVLEIAGLTNEIDSRPSDAIALALRAKVPIYVNEIVMEKASFMPTEEIEGEQEPEDLYDTEDKAKTLNSKEARIAALQDKLREALSSEDYERAAKIRDDIKKLTSNN; encoded by the coding sequence TTGCATAAAATTCAATGTGAAATATTAGGTTTATCCACCAGCTCCAATGCTGGTGGAGCGTATGGTCTGCTTTTAAAAGAGATAAATGGAAATCGAAGACTTCCTATAATCATCGGACCTTTTGAAGCTAATGCAATTGTTCTTGAACTTGAAGGCAGCAAACCGCCCCGTCCATTAACTCATGATTTAATCAAAAACTTAATTGATAATCTAAGCGCTTCCGTCCTCGAAATTGTGATTGATGAATTAAAAGACAATACTTTCTATGCAAAAATAGTACTTGAAATTGCAGGTTTGACTAATGAAATAGACTCACGACCAAGTGATGCAATCGCGCTTGCACTTAGAGCAAAAGTTCCGATTTATGTTAACGAAATTGTAATGGAGAAGGCATCGTTCATGCCCACAGAAGAGATTGAAGGTGAACAAGAACCAGAAGATTTATATGATACAGAGGACAAAGCAAAAACTCTAAACTCAAAAGAAGCCAGGATTGCAGCCTTGCAGGATAAATTGCGTGAGGCATTATCAAGTGAAGATTATGAACGAGCCGCCAAAATTAGGGATGATATAAAAAAGCTAACGAGTAATAATTAA